From Vitis vinifera cultivar Pinot Noir 40024 chromosome 5, ASM3070453v1, the proteins below share one genomic window:
- the LOC100249215 gene encoding UDP-glycosyltransferase 74F2, translated as MEKKAYGAHALLLSYPTQGHINPMLQFSKRLVSKGLKATLATTLSITKSMQLDCSSVQIDAISDGYDDGGFAQAESVEAYLQRFQAVGSQTLAELIRKHKRSGQVPIDCIIYDAFLPWALDVAKEFGLVGAAFFTQTCAVTYIFYYVHHGLLTLPVSSPPVSIPGLPLLDLEDMPSFISAPDSYPAYLKMVLDQFCNVDKADCILVNSFYKLEDSVVDAMSKVCTLLTIGPTIPSFFSDKRVNDDMAYGLNFFKAHQSETCIEWLSSKPKGSVVYVSFGSMASLSEEQMGELAWGLKGSSHYFLWVVRASEEAKLPKGFINEELEKGFLVRWCPQLEVLASNAIGCFFTHCGWNSTSEALTLGVPMVGMPQWTDQTTNAKFIKDVWKVGVRVREGEDGVVRREEIEACIREVMEGERGKEMKENAMKWSGFTREAVGEGGTSDRNIDEFVSKLKVSK; from the exons ATGGAGAAGAAAGCCTATGGAGCTCATGCCCTACTGCTTTCTTACCCAACTCAAGGCCACATCAACCCTATGCTCCAATTCTCCAAGCGCCTGGTATCCAAAGGCCTCAAAGCCACCCTTGCCACCACCCTATCCATCACCAAGTCCATGCAACTAGACTGCAGTTCAGTCCAAATTGACGCCATTTCTGATGGCTACGATGACGGCGGTTTCGCCCAAGCCGAAAGCGTCGAGGCCTATCTCCAGCGATTCCAAGCTGTTGGCTCACAAACCCTAGCTGAGCTAATTAGGAAGCACAAAAGATCTGGACAAGTTCCTATTGATTGCATAATCTATGATGCCTTCTTGCCCTGGGCCTTGGATGTGGCTAAGGAGTTTGGCTTGGTTGGAGCTGCTTTTTTCACTCAAACCTGTGCTGTGACTTACATATTCTACTATGTGCATCATGGACTCTTGACCCTGCCGGTTTCATCACCGCCTGTCTCGATTCCTGGACTGCCCCTGCTTGATCTTGAGGACATGCCGTCCTTCATTAGTGCTCCGGATTCGTATCCAGCTTACTTGAAGATGGTATTGGATCAGTTCTGTAATGTGGACAAAGCTGATTGTATTCTTGTTAACTCATTCTACAAGTTAGAGGATTCG GTGGTTGATGCAATGTCCAAAGTCTGTACACTACTCACAATTGGACCAACAATTCCCTCATTTTTTTCGGACAAGCGAGTCAATGATGACATGGCTTATGGGCTCAATTTCTTCAAGGCACACCAGTCTGAAACCTGCATTGAATGGCTGAGCAGCAAGCCAAAAGGGTCTGTCGTCTATGTCTCATTTGGCAGCATGGCCTCTTTGAGCGAAGAGCAAATGGGGGAGCTTGCTTGGGGCTTAAAGGGAAGCAGCCACTACTTCTTATGGGTGGTTAGGGCTTCTGAGGAGGCAAAGCTCCCAAAGGGGTTTATCAATGAGGAGTTGGAGAAGGGCTTTTTGGTGAGATGGTGCCCCCAGTTGGAAGTGCTGGCCAGCAATGCAATCGGGTGTTTCTTCACACATTGTGGGTGGAATTCCACCTCTGAGGCCTTGACCTTAGGGGTGCCAATGGTGGGAATGCCGCAGTGGACAGACCAGACTACGAATGCTAAGTTTATAAAGGATGTTTGGAAGGTGGGGGTTAGGGTTAGGGAAGGTGAGGATGGGGTTGTGAGAAGAGAAGAGATAGAGGCTTGTATAAGGGAAGTGATGGAGGGGGAAAGGGGGaaggaaatgaaggaaaatgctATGAAATGGAGTGGTTTCACTAGGGAGGCAGTTGGGGAAGGTGGCACATCTGACAGGAACATTGACGAATTTGTCTCCAAATTAAAGGTTTCTAAATAA
- the LOC104879495 gene encoding protein REDUCED CHLOROPLAST COVERAGE 1: MNLVFYFRLTSCVIERNLLKGIIADENTAAHDFATLGVVNVRYCGYIAVVKLEGKESSKMDTHFQSIELLDQPEGGANALNINS; encoded by the exons ATGAACCTGGTCTTTTATTTTAGATTGACATCCTGTGTTATAGAAAGAAACCTATTGAAAGGGATCATTGCTGATGAAAATACTGCTGCACAT GATTTTGCCACTCTTGGTGTTGTCAATGTCAGATACTGTGGGTATATAGCTGTGGTTAAACTTGAAGGGAAAGAAAGTAGCAAAATGGATACTCATTTTCAAAGCATTGAACTTCTTGATCAGCCTGAAGGTGGTGCCAATGCCCTTAATATTAACAG TTGA